The following are from one region of the Acipenser ruthenus chromosome 19, fAciRut3.2 maternal haplotype, whole genome shotgun sequence genome:
- the LOC117424705 gene encoding coactosin-like protein: MATKIDKEACREAYNLVRDDNTEISWVSFKYDGSLIVPGGQGKDYEEFMSQCTDDVRLFGFIRITTGDAMSKRAKFTLITWIGENVSGLQRAKISTDKTLVKDVVQNFAKEFVISDRRELEEDYIKNELKKAGGANYDAQAE, from the exons ATGGCAACAAAAATCGATAAAGAGGCTTGCAGGGAAGCATACAACCTTGTGAGAGACGATAACACTGAAATAAGCTG GGTTTCCTTCAAATATGATGGTTCACTCATAGTACCAGGGGGCCAGGGCAAAGACTATGAAGAATTTATGAGCCAATGTACAG ATGATGTTCGGTTGTTTGGGTTCATACGGATCACGACTGGAGATGCCATGAGCAAGCGAGCCAAATTCACCCTGATCACCTGGATTGGGGAGAACGTCAGTGGTCTACAGAGAGCCAAGATCAGCACGGACAAGACTCTGGTAAAGGACGTAGTACAG AACTTTGCTAAGGAGTTTGTCATCAGTGACCGCCGGGAACTGGAAGAGGATTACATTAAGAATGAGCTGAAGAAGGCAGGCGGGGCCAATTACGATGCACAAGCAGAGTAG